One Candidatus Omnitrophota bacterium DNA segment encodes these proteins:
- the rny gene encoding ribonuclease Y, with protein sequence MLNIAIFVGIALIACCAGYFMRKYFAEKKVQSAELQAQQIIEQAKKEAQDKRREIDLEGKDLLFRLRQDFERETKDRRLEISNMERRLAQKEENIDRRLDLLEKKEKEIDLRQENLKKQEEALKAKDSQLHLLIAEEKERLQKISSLSAEEAKQILLSRLNEELNVEKAVLIKREEEEMKQTVDKKAREIISLAIQRCSAEHTVESTVSVVNLPNDEMKGRVIGREGRNIRALEMATGVDVIIDDTPEAVTLSGFDTVRREIARLSLEKLISDGRIHPGRIEEIVEKTKKEMEEKIREEGEKVAFEAGINGLHPEIIKLLGRLKYRTSFGQNALQHSKEVSFLLGAMASELGLDFKLGRRIGLLHDIGKAVDHQVEGTHAKLGADLARKYNESPEVVSAIEAHHEEAAPTSLYAVLAIAADAISAARPGARRETLETYIKRLEKLESIANLFKGVEKSFAIQAGREIRIIVQPDKISDSDAINLSRDIRKKIEEGMEYPGQIKVTVIRETRAIEYAK encoded by the coding sequence ATGTTAAACATAGCTATATTCGTGGGAATTGCATTAATTGCCTGCTGTGCAGGATATTTTATGAGGAAATATTTTGCAGAAAAGAAAGTTCAAAGCGCCGAATTGCAGGCACAGCAGATTATTGAACAGGCGAAAAAAGAAGCGCAGGATAAGCGTAGAGAAATTGACTTGGAAGGCAAAGACCTTCTTTTTAGATTAAGGCAGGATTTTGAGCGCGAGACAAAAGACAGAAGACTGGAAATTTCCAATATGGAAAGAAGGCTTGCGCAAAAAGAGGAAAATATTGACCGAAGGCTTGATCTATTAGAGAAGAAGGAAAAAGAAATCGATTTAAGGCAGGAAAATCTTAAGAAACAGGAAGAGGCATTAAAGGCTAAAGATAGCCAGTTGCATTTATTGATTGCGGAAGAGAAAGAAAGATTGCAGAAGATTTCTTCTTTGTCTGCCGAAGAGGCAAAGCAAATTCTCTTGAGCCGCTTGAATGAAGAATTAAATGTGGAAAAAGCAGTGCTTATTAAAAGAGAAGAAGAAGAAATGAAGCAGACTGTTGATAAAAAAGCCAGAGAAATTATCAGCCTTGCGATTCAAAGATGCTCAGCGGAGCATACCGTAGAGTCTACTGTAAGCGTTGTTAATCTACCTAATGATGAGATGAAGGGAAGGGTTATCGGAAGAGAAGGCAGGAATATACGCGCATTAGAAATGGCAACTGGGGTTGATGTAATTATTGATGATACTCCCGAAGCAGTAACCCTCTCAGGTTTTGATACTGTGCGCCGTGAAATTGCGCGGCTCAGCCTTGAGAAATTAATTTCTGACGGCAGAATCCATCCGGGCAGGATTGAAGAAATTGTTGAAAAGACAAAAAAAGAAATGGAAGAAAAGATCCGCGAGGAAGGCGAAAAAGTGGCTTTTGAGGCGGGGATAAATGGATTGCATCCGGAAATTATTAAGTTATTGGGCCGTTTGAAATACCGCACCAGCTTTGGCCAGAATGCTTTGCAGCATTCCAAAGAAGTATCTTTTCTATTAGGGGCAATGGCATCGGAGCTGGGTTTGGATTTTAAACTTGGAAGGCGTATAGGGCTCTTGCATGACATAGGTAAGGCAGTTGATCATCAGGTTGAAGGTACGCATGCGAAATTGGGAGCTGATTTAGCAAGAAAATATAATGAGTCTCCTGAAGTTGTATCCGCAATTGAAGCGCATCACGAAGAGGCTGCTCCAACGAGCTTATACGCAGTCCTTGCGATTGCAGCGGACGCAATCAGCGCAGCTCGTCCCGGTGCACGCAGAGAAACATTGGAAACTTATATTAAGCGCCTTGAGAAATTAGAGTCTATCGCAAATCTTTTTAAGGGTGTAGAGAAATCATTTGCTATCCAGGCAGGCCGTGAGATAAGGATTATTGTGCAGCCTGATAAGATTTCCGATAGCGATGCTATTAATCTTTCCCGCGATATCCGTAAGAAAATTGAAGAGGGTATGGAATATCCGGGCCAGATTAAAGTAACGGTAATTAGGGAAACAAGAGCAATTGAGTATGCAAAATAA
- the xseA gene encoding exodeoxyribonuclease VII large subunit has protein sequence MPKTTQGQSLETGIRLESKHVYTVSQITEDIKVILENTFGDVWVEGEISNFKAASSGHFYFSLKDSKAVLLAAMFSRANREIKFKIEDGLKVICFGKVDVYPPRGQYQLIVERIEPKGIGAQQLAFEQLKERLLKEGLFAPEHKKPLPLMPFRVGIVTSGAGAAVRDILQILKKGALCVDVVIRSVRVQGEAAAGEIARAVEDFNSFDKIDTIIVSRGGGSIEDLWAFNEEIVARAVYNSKIPVISAVGHQINTTLCDLVSDMFVETPSAAAKIIVDKKNALLSDLDGMRHELKFSISEAINELRHNLIALEHMLKSPQDRLLEKQQTVDDLNERLNLSIHQYLKNINERVMALAGRLDALSPLSVLARGYSLSSLLTDGSIIKDAGNLKPGDLIKTFLGKGAFVSRVQEVMKDERKTDI, from the coding sequence ATGCCGAAAACCACACAAGGCCAATCTTTAGAAACTGGTATCCGTCTTGAATCCAAGCACGTTTATACCGTTTCTCAAATTACAGAAGATATAAAGGTTATATTAGAAAATACATTTGGTGATGTTTGGGTAGAGGGGGAAATCTCTAATTTTAAAGCAGCTTCTTCCGGGCACTTTTATTTTTCTTTAAAAGATTCCAAAGCGGTATTGCTGGCCGCGATGTTTTCTCGTGCAAACCGGGAAATTAAATTTAAGATTGAAGATGGCCTAAAAGTAATTTGTTTTGGAAAAGTAGATGTTTATCCTCCTCGCGGGCAATATCAGCTTATTGTAGAAAGAATTGAACCAAAAGGCATAGGCGCTCAGCAGTTAGCCTTTGAACAGCTAAAAGAAAGGCTTTTAAAAGAGGGATTGTTTGCTCCGGAGCATAAAAAACCCCTTCCTCTTATGCCATTTCGCGTCGGGATTGTTACATCCGGGGCAGGAGCTGCGGTAAGAGATATCTTACAGATTCTTAAGAAGGGCGCTCTTTGTGTTGATGTGGTTATTCGTTCCGTCCGCGTACAAGGAGAAGCTGCTGCAGGAGAAATTGCCCGGGCAGTAGAAGATTTTAATAGTTTTGATAAAATTGATACTATAATTGTAAGCCGCGGCGGAGGAAGCATTGAAGACCTCTGGGCGTTTAATGAAGAAATAGTGGCAAGGGCGGTTTATAATTCAAAGATTCCTGTAATTTCAGCGGTAGGCCATCAGATTAATACCACGCTTTGCGATTTGGTCTCTGATATGTTTGTGGAAACCCCATCAGCTGCAGCAAAAATCATCGTTGATAAAAAGAATGCACTTTTATCTGATTTAGATGGTATGCGGCATGAGTTGAAGTTCTCTATTTCCGAGGCGATCAATGAATTAAGGCATAATTTGATTGCTCTTGAGCACATGTTAAAAAGCCCTCAAGACAGGCTTTTAGAAAAACAACAGACAGTAGATGATTTAAACGAAAGATTGAATTTAAGTATCCACCAGTATTTAAAAAATATTAATGAAAGAGTGATGGCTCTTGCAGGAAGATTAGATGCGCTTAGCCCTTTGTCGGTATTAGCACGTGGGTATAGCTTAAGTTCACTTTTAACCGACGGGTCAATTATTAAAGATGCCGGAAATTTAAAACCAGGGGATTTAATAAAAACTTTTTTGGGTAAAGGTGCGTTTGTTAGCAGGGTTCAGGAGGTAATGAAGGATGAAAGAAAAACAGACATTTGA
- a CDS encoding 5-formyltetrahydrofolate cyclo-ligase — MNKSKESKKAGILSPLVELTKAQIRSKILIKLKKQKEEDRNRKSKKIKQRLFRTQVFTKANNIMFYIAFRGEVDTEEMIRESRKLGKIIAVPVCQKDRETLRPCILDNDARLKRGPYGVREPALESFIRMDELDLVIVPGLAFDKKGNRLGRGMGFYDRFLSKLPKRTKTLGLAFDFQILPSVPTRAHDVRINKVLFA, encoded by the coding sequence ATGAACAAGAGTAAAGAATCGAAAAAAGCAGGAATTTTGAGCCCTTTAGTTGAGTTGACAAAAGCTCAGATACGTAGTAAAATTCTTATTAAGTTAAAAAAACAGAAGGAGGAAGACCGTAACCGAAAAAGTAAAAAGATAAAACAAAGACTTTTTAGGACACAGGTTTTTACTAAGGCAAATAATATAATGTTTTATATTGCATTTCGTGGCGAGGTTGATACGGAAGAGATGATTAGAGAGTCAAGAAAATTAGGTAAGATAATAGCAGTTCCAGTATGTCAAAAAGATAGAGAAACTTTGAGGCCATGTATTTTAGATAATGACGCGCGGTTAAAAAGGGGCCCATATGGCGTCCGCGAACCAGCTTTGGAGAGTTTTATTAGAATGGACGAGTTAGACCTTGTGATTGTCCCCGGCTTAGCCTTTGACAAAAAAGGCAATCGATTGGGCCGCGGGATGGGGTTTTACGACCGTTTCTTAAGTAAACTACCCAAGCGCACAAAAACCCTTGGCCTTGCTTTTGACTTTCAAATCTTACCATCCGTACCCACCAGAGCGCACGATGTGCGTATTAACAAAGTTTTGTTTGCTTAA
- a CDS encoding methylenetetrahydrofolate reductase C-terminal domain-containing protein produces MIVTQLKPSQEILDSLKGFNKIFLVGCGECATTCKTGGEVELAKLKVELEKEGKTVVGMCVPSAPCVAAKLKIELAKNMAQVRQAEAVLVLACGLGVQSVKDNDRLQLTVLPALNTIFGAVLDAKGNFYEKCSLCADCVLGETGGICPITLCAKGLLNGPCGGMNKGKCEVDKEKDCAWVLIYKEMEKKNKLDVLKKVRQPKDFKKSNKPHKLILNQE; encoded by the coding sequence ATGATTGTCACACAGCTTAAGCCGTCACAGGAGATACTAGACAGCTTAAAAGGCTTTAACAAGATTTTCTTAGTCGGTTGCGGCGAATGTGCCACTACTTGTAAGACCGGCGGAGAAGTTGAGCTTGCTAAGCTCAAGGTTGAGTTAGAAAAAGAAGGGAAAACAGTTGTTGGGATGTGTGTCCCAAGCGCTCCTTGCGTAGCCGCAAAGCTTAAAATAGAGCTTGCTAAGAATATGGCGCAAGTACGCCAGGCAGAAGCAGTGCTGGTACTTGCTTGTGGTTTGGGAGTTCAGTCCGTAAAAGACAATGACCGGTTGCAGCTCACAGTTCTCCCTGCACTAAATACAATCTTTGGCGCAGTGTTGGATGCCAAGGGGAATTTTTATGAAAAATGTTCCTTGTGTGCAGATTGTGTCTTAGGTGAAACTGGCGGTATTTGTCCAATTACCCTCTGTGCAAAGGGTTTGTTAAATGGCCCCTGCGGAGGGATGAATAAAGGTAAGTGCGAAGTAGATAAAGAGAAAGATTGCGCATGGGTTTTGATTTATAAAGAAATGGAAAAAAAGAACAAGCTTGATGTTTTAAAGAAAGTTCGTCAGCCAAAAGATTTTAAGAAGTCAAATAAGCCGCATAAGTTGATTTTAAATCAGGAGTAA
- a CDS encoding cellulase family glycosylhydrolase: protein MAENRFKYFVLMQIFAVFLFGSVFVSSAQQDDSIEVALDVNSSPVTSLPKIFKPGIDISGRGFHREPTWPQGLAAKEVLDKWQKEIGFEGVYRLPYSLWEISQLSKNAELQNKLIATYDEVIKRISDSGGTVIVNVFGMPAGLGKILDRRSPPQDFREFKKFVKKTISELSCNKKYNVWYEVWNAPDLDDFFLGRKQDYLYLYRSIAEAVKELERQNKIHIPVGGPSISGWFQNINGNNVLTPEKSLVYELIKYCYRYHLPLDFISWHVYSTATSPEKDETIYKKTIISLTRDWLSYFKFKKETPLIIDEWNYDKSINVLPERKEKSFVAASYIPSRIKGMYESGIDYQAYYCLEDFQHNKEGITRNVGVFSFDPEYVEYKGTPKATYNVFRMLSKLGKEMFLLKTQDDFAGVIVTKSPEEIAILAYNYSDQDLVTNYLSKNIAYLAGSERRFLLDIIKTGDVDKIMSGDIEISKLRMTKRVKNFLRKAQELNSREKKFETTPRNIKLQIKGLKGNYLYEKYVVDSSCAQNCKFAPQEDKELPMLQSFQETLVLKPYSVQLILLKNKPPDPEPEVKEAVKEPVKESIPEAKEVSAVKQKQ, encoded by the coding sequence ATGGCCGAGAATAGATTTAAATATTTTGTATTAATGCAGATTTTTGCAGTTTTTCTGTTTGGCTCCGTGTTTGTTTCTTCTGCCCAGCAGGATGATAGTATTGAGGTTGCTTTGGATGTTAATTCAAGCCCCGTAACCTCGCTTCCAAAAATATTTAAACCGGGCATTGATATAAGCGGAAGAGGTTTTCATCGTGAGCCGACATGGCCTCAAGGCTTAGCAGCAAAAGAGGTTTTAGATAAATGGCAAAAGGAGATTGGTTTTGAAGGGGTTTACCGTTTGCCTTATAGCCTTTGGGAGATAAGCCAGCTTTCTAAAAATGCGGAACTGCAGAATAAACTTATAGCAACCTATGATGAAGTGATAAAAAGGATATCGGATTCCGGCGGGACCGTGATAGTTAATGTTTTTGGTATGCCAGCCGGCTTAGGTAAAATCTTAGACAGGAGAAGCCCGCCCCAAGACTTCAGAGAATTCAAAAAATTTGTAAAGAAAACAATCAGTGAATTAAGTTGTAATAAAAAATATAATGTTTGGTATGAGGTTTGGAACGCTCCGGATTTGGATGATTTTTTTCTTGGCCGCAAGCAGGATTACCTGTATTTATACCGTTCTATAGCGGAAGCGGTGAAAGAATTAGAGCGTCAGAATAAAATACATATCCCTGTCGGAGGTCCAAGCATAAGCGGGTGGTTCCAGAATATTAACGGGAATAATGTTTTGACCCCGGAGAAAAGCTTAGTTTACGAGCTCATTAAATACTGCTATCGTTACCATCTTCCCTTAGATTTCATCAGCTGGCATGTTTATTCAACAGCTACTTCTCCGGAAAAAGACGAAACAATTTACAAGAAAACGATTATTAGTTTAACAAGGGATTGGCTGAGCTATTTTAAATTTAAAAAAGAGACACCGTTAATTATAGATGAATGGAATTATGATAAAAGCATCAATGTCCTTCCGGAAAGGAAAGAGAAGTCCTTTGTTGCTGCCAGCTATATTCCAAGCCGGATAAAAGGCATGTATGAGTCTGGGATTGATTATCAGGCGTATTATTGTTTAGAGGATTTCCAGCATAATAAAGAAGGCATAACCCGGAATGTAGGGGTGTTTTCTTTTGACCCGGAATATGTAGAATATAAAGGAACTCCTAAGGCAACCTACAATGTTTTTAGGATGCTTTCAAAACTTGGCAAAGAAATGTTTTTGCTTAAAACTCAGGATGATTTTGCAGGTGTAATTGTGACTAAATCTCCGGAAGAAATCGCAATATTAGCCTATAATTATAGCGATCAGGATTTAGTTACGAATTACCTGTCAAAAAATATTGCCTATCTGGCAGGTTCGGAAAGAAGGTTTTTATTGGATATCATTAAAACTGGTGATGTAGATAAGATTATGTCGGGAGATATCGAAATTTCTAAATTACGTATGACGAAAAGGGTGAAGAACTTTTTAAGGAAAGCACAGGAATTAAATTCCAGAGAGAAGAAGTTTGAAACTACCCCGCGAAATATTAAATTGCAGATAAAAGGGTTAAAGGGAAATTATCTCTATGAAAAATACGTGGTAGATTCATCCTGCGCGCAGAATTGTAAGTTTGCTCCGCAGGAAGATAAAGAATTGCCTATGCTGCAGTCTTTTCAGGAGACATTAGTTTTAAAGCCATATTCGGTCCAGCTAATTTTATTGAAGAATAAGCCGCCAGATCCAGAGCCGGAGGTCAAAGAAGCAGTAAAAGAACCGGTAAAAGAGAGTATTCCCGAAGCAAAGGAAGTATCTGCGGTTAAGCAGAAACAATAA
- a CDS encoding ATP-dependent helicase, with the protein MKNIDYKSELNTAQLKAVESIDGAHLVIAGAGSGKTRVLVYRVASLVQKGVKPEEILLLTFTRRAAEEMLRRASLLLDERCSRVSGGTFHSFANMILRKYAQAVGISNNFTILDQADAEDAISLIRTQLGFHKAEKRFPRKHAILEVISKSINKSLDLKDVLFDEYPQFMEWEGDIKKIREEYVKYKSQKSLLDYDDLLVFLKNLLVTHEEIRSSLSRKYKYIMVDEYQDTNKLQAHIACLLASEHNNIMVVGDDAQSIYSFRGANYRNIIDFPKIFKGAKIITLEENYRSTQPILDMTNAVIKEAREGFEKTLYTKKKSEALPVFIDAQDEHAQSKYVADKILELREEGVELRDIAVLFRSGWHSNDLEIELSSRNIPFVKYGGQKFVEAAHIKDIMSYLRIAYNMFDEVSWHRMLLLIPGIGPKTAQTIINEIVTQKKGLAVDEKAYRKIEDVRKVLEILKNVDSTRLTPSELIKAFLEYYQPLLKVKYDDFHKRINDLDSLEHIASRYTSLEKFLTDMALEPPERSIVESGFNDKDDSRLTLSTIHSAKGLEWHSVFLIYVAEGHMPSYLSLENADDIEEERRLFYVASTRAKENLFLLKPHIDRSPRSFMNEGGLVFTQVSRFLEQGNILDKFVETENGGEFDRIVEETDFDDIVEPRHPRDKEFFDRMNDYFGENE; encoded by the coding sequence TTGAATCAATTGATGGAGCGCATTTAGTTATTGCCGGTGCCGGAAGCGGAAAAACCCGGGTGTTGGTTTATCGTGTTGCTTCTTTGGTCCAAAAAGGAGTAAAGCCGGAAGAAATACTTCTGCTTACTTTTACCCGTCGAGCAGCAGAAGAAATGTTAAGGCGTGCTTCTCTTCTTCTTGATGAGCGTTGTTCAAGAGTTTCCGGAGGCACATTCCATTCTTTTGCAAATATGATTTTGCGTAAATACGCGCAGGCAGTTGGTATTTCAAATAATTTTACTATTCTTGACCAGGCTGATGCAGAAGATGCAATTAGCCTGATTCGTACTCAGCTCGGGTTTCATAAAGCAGAAAAAAGATTTCCCCGGAAGCATGCGATATTGGAAGTCATTTCAAAGAGTATTAATAAATCCCTTGATTTAAAAGACGTTCTTTTTGATGAATATCCTCAGTTCATGGAATGGGAAGGTGATATAAAGAAGATTCGTGAAGAATATGTAAAATATAAAAGCCAAAAATCACTCCTTGATTATGATGACCTTCTGGTTTTCTTAAAGAATCTTTTAGTTACTCATGAAGAGATTCGCTCAAGCTTATCCCGAAAATATAAATATATTATGGTTGATGAATATCAGGATACGAATAAGCTTCAGGCTCACATTGCCTGCCTTTTAGCCTCGGAACATAATAATATTATGGTTGTAGGAGACGATGCCCAGAGTATTTATTCTTTCAGGGGGGCAAATTATAGGAATATTATTGATTTCCCGAAAATTTTTAAGGGCGCAAAGATTATTACTCTCGAGGAGAACTATCGTTCTACTCAACCTATCCTTGATATGACCAATGCTGTGATTAAAGAAGCGCGTGAGGGTTTTGAAAAGACTCTTTATACCAAGAAGAAATCAGAAGCGCTTCCAGTTTTTATTGACGCGCAGGATGAACACGCACAATCCAAATATGTAGCGGATAAAATACTTGAGCTTAGGGAAGAGGGTGTTGAATTAAGGGATATTGCAGTTTTATTCCGTTCCGGATGGCACTCAAATGATTTGGAAATTGAGCTTTCCAGCCGCAACATCCCTTTTGTAAAATATGGAGGGCAAAAATTTGTCGAGGCAGCGCACATAAAAGACATAATGTCTTATTTGCGCATTGCCTATAATATGTTTGATGAAGTAAGTTGGCACAGGATGTTATTGCTCATCCCGGGAATAGGCCCAAAAACAGCACAGACAATTATTAATGAGATTGTTACCCAGAAAAAAGGGCTTGCTGTTGATGAAAAAGCTTATCGCAAGATTGAAGATGTAAGGAAAGTTTTAGAGATTCTAAAAAATGTTGATTCTACGAGGCTTACTCCGTCGGAACTAATCAAGGCTTTTCTGGAATATTACCAGCCATTATTAAAAGTAAAATATGATGATTTCCATAAGCGCATTAATGACCTTGATTCCCTTGAACATATTGCCTCCCGTTATACTTCCTTAGAAAAGTTTTTGACAGATATGGCCTTGGAGCCTCCGGAGAGAAGCATTGTGGAATCTGGGTTTAATGATAAGGATGACTCAAGATTGACACTTTCTACGATTCACTCCGCAAAAGGTTTAGAGTGGCATAGTGTTTTTCTTATTTATGTAGCAGAAGGACACATGCCTTCTTATTTGTCTTTAGAAAATGCAGATGATATTGAAGAAGAGCGTAGGCTTTTTTATGTTGCTTCAACCCGGGCAAAAGAAAACCTCTTTTTGCTAAAGCCGCATATTGACCGTTCGCCGAGAAGTTTTATGAATGAAGGGGGCTTGGTTTTTACACAGGTATCGCGTTTCCTGGAGCAGGGGAATATTTTGGATAAGTTTGTGGAAACCGAAAATGGCGGAGAATTTGACAGGATTGTAGAAGAAACAGATTTTGATGATATTGTTGAACCTCGACATCCGCGCGACAAAGAGTTTTTTGACAGAATGAATGATTATTTTGGCGAGAATGAATGA
- a CDS encoding TIGR00282 family metallophosphoesterase: protein MKILFIGDVVGRPGRDAINKLLPKLKKEHNLSFVIANAENAAGGSGITQKTAAELFGAGVDVLTSGDHIWKKSEILEFIKEEERILRPANFPAGAPGRGFSIFKAANGIKVGVINVNGRVFMEALECPFRTALAAQETISKETKIIIVDIHAEATSEKVALGWFLDGKVSAILGTHTHIQTADEKILPQGSAYITDAGMTGPYNSVIGRKVENVLDKFLSAIPVKFEVAEENVQLHGVVLDIDESSGKARSILRLQEKVS from the coding sequence ATGAAGATTTTATTTATCGGTGATGTGGTTGGAAGGCCGGGCAGAGACGCTATAAACAAGCTTTTGCCTAAACTTAAAAAAGAGCATAATTTAAGTTTCGTAATTGCCAATGCGGAAAATGCTGCCGGAGGATCCGGCATTACGCAAAAAACAGCCGCGGAATTATTTGGCGCGGGAGTAGATGTGCTTACTTCCGGAGATCATATCTGGAAAAAAAGCGAGATTTTGGAATTTATTAAGGAAGAAGAGAGAATTTTGCGCCCAGCAAATTTTCCAGCTGGAGCTCCTGGCAGAGGATTTAGCATATTTAAAGCAGCCAATGGAATTAAAGTCGGAGTAATTAATGTTAACGGAAGAGTTTTTATGGAGGCATTGGAGTGCCCTTTTCGAACTGCGCTGGCAGCACAAGAAACAATAAGCAAAGAAACAAAAATTATTATTGTAGATATCCACGCGGAAGCAACTTCTGAAAAAGTAGCTTTGGGATGGTTCTTAGATGGAAAGGTTTCCGCTATATTAGGAACGCACACGCATATACAAACAGCCGATGAAAAAATTCTGCCTCAGGGCAGCGCTTATATTACAGATGCAGGGATGACTGGGCCATATAATTCAGTGATTGGTAGGAAGGTCGAGAATGTTTTGGATAAATTCCTTAGCGCAATCCCTGTTAAGTTTGAAGTTGCCGAGGAGAATGTGCAATTACACGGTGTTGTTTTGGATATAGATGAATCAAGCGGCAAGGCAAGGTCGATATTGCGCCTGCAGGAGAAAGTTTCTTAA
- a CDS encoding exodeoxyribonuclease VII small subunit, with product MKEKQTFEEDLKKLQKIVEELSSGKLTLGESMKKYEEGVKLAQSCSQVLNDAERKVDLLMKKEGKFSLEKFEETEEGKE from the coding sequence ATGAAAGAAAAACAGACATTTGAAGAAGATTTAAAGAAACTGCAAAAAATTGTTGAAGAGTTATCAAGCGGGAAACTGACTTTGGGCGAGTCTATGAAAAAATATGAAGAAGGGGTCAAGCTTGCGCAAAGTTGCTCTCAGGTGTTAAATGATGCTGAGCGCAAAGTTGATTTATTGATGAAAAAAGAAGGGAAATTTTCTTTGGAAAAGTTTGAAGAAACAGAGGAAGGGAAAGAGTAG
- the nifU gene encoding Fe-S cluster assembly scaffold protein NifU translates to MGETYSDKVMDHFMNPRNVGEITDASGVGTVGNPVCGDVMKMFLKIENEVITDAKFKTFGCGAAVATSSMVTEMVKGKTINEALAISNKAVAEALGGLPAIKMHCSVLAEQALRSALADYYKKQGKPVPFDEKMHAHDEHHGHEQE, encoded by the coding sequence ATGGGAGAAACTTATTCCGATAAAGTAATGGATCATTTCATGAACCCCAGAAATGTTGGGGAAATTACGGATGCCAGTGGGGTTGGTACCGTCGGAAATCCCGTGTGCGGGGATGTAATGAAAATGTTTTTAAAGATTGAAAATGAAGTAATTACAGATGCAAAATTTAAAACTTTTGGTTGTGGTGCTGCGGTTGCAACAAGTTCTATGGTTACAGAGATGGTTAAAGGAAAAACTATTAATGAAGCGCTTGCAATTTCAAATAAGGCAGTTGCAGAAGCATTAGGAGGATTACCTGCAATAAAAATGCATTGTTCTGTTTTGGCAGAACAAGCCTTAAGGTCGGCTTTGGCGGATTATTATAAGAAACAGGGTAAGCCTGTTCCTTTTGATGAAAAAATGCATGCGCACGATGAACATCATGGTCATGAACAAGAGTAA